From the Maioricimonas rarisocia genome, one window contains:
- the mbhE gene encoding hydrogen gas-evolving membrane-bound hydrogenase subunit E, with translation MFEWLLAIFIAGLLAPLVVRMVGSGSGWLLSLVPAIVFVALLGQIAPISNGEFAVASLQWVPELNLAVSLRLDGLALLFALLITGIGAVILVYAGSYLHGDDRLGQLLSLLLLFMGSMLGLVLANNVFALYVFWELTSITSYLLIGFNNRNPVSRASALQALLVTGSGGLALLPGLILLGIAGETFSISELSLQSEAIREHAFYLPALLLVLAGAFTKSAQFPFHFWLPNAMAAPTPISAYLHSATMVKAGVYLLARLHPALGGTPEWFWLIVPVGAVTTMLGAVLAVRAVDLKQILAYATISVLGALTMLLGTGSEDAIVAALALLVAHALYKGALFMVAGAIDHSIHQRAINRLGGLRRRMPATMVAAGMAGLSMVGLVPLFGFVAKELYYESLGHGSVLPGHASVLGSWLATWGMVVLLAVAVGSNILLVAAAGLVCVTPFAGPVTPETDKARDGSIALWAPAVILGFASLLLGLQPVLLDQLLAAGSGAITGQPIELHLAVWHGINTTLILSVFTLAAGIVLYVNRHRLEGVLFAPEAERSLAALQWLAKLAPSRCYEWLLASTIVFARQLTRGLQNGYLSMYLLAMIAATVFGVWLSLPQQVFPSLELLDLKVRPHEALLALLILIAAVTAVCARTWLLAVGSLGVVGFGVAGLFVLFGAPDLAMTQFVIETLTVILFVLAFSRLPDFRRLSNTGTRARDAFIATVSGGTITVLLLFAITVRSDHPISTWYAEHSVKEAHGRNLVNVILVDFRALDTLGEITVLSIAAIGVYSLVTLRASGPASRTNAGVHTDDDSEDLGMS, from the coding sequence ATGTTCGAGTGGCTGTTGGCAATCTTCATCGCCGGTCTTCTGGCCCCGCTCGTGGTCCGGATGGTCGGCTCGGGCAGCGGCTGGTTGCTGTCGCTCGTTCCCGCCATCGTGTTCGTCGCACTGCTGGGGCAGATCGCTCCGATCTCGAACGGTGAGTTTGCCGTTGCCTCGCTGCAATGGGTACCGGAACTGAATCTTGCGGTGTCGTTGCGGCTGGACGGCCTGGCGCTGCTGTTCGCTCTGCTGATCACCGGGATCGGTGCGGTGATTCTCGTCTATGCGGGAAGCTACCTGCACGGCGACGACAGACTGGGACAGTTGCTCTCGCTGCTGCTGCTGTTCATGGGAAGCATGCTCGGTCTGGTGCTCGCCAACAACGTGTTTGCGCTGTACGTGTTCTGGGAACTGACCAGTATCACGTCGTACCTGCTGATCGGATTCAACAACCGCAACCCGGTTTCCCGCGCATCGGCCCTGCAGGCATTACTGGTCACAGGAAGTGGCGGCCTGGCGTTACTGCCCGGCCTGATCCTGCTGGGAATCGCCGGGGAGACGTTCAGCATTTCCGAGCTCTCACTGCAGTCGGAAGCGATCCGCGAGCATGCGTTCTACCTGCCCGCGCTGCTGCTGGTGCTGGCGGGAGCGTTTACCAAGTCGGCTCAGTTTCCGTTTCATTTCTGGCTGCCGAACGCCATGGCGGCTCCCACACCGATCAGTGCGTACCTGCATTCGGCAACGATGGTCAAAGCCGGCGTGTATCTGCTGGCGCGGTTGCATCCGGCACTTGGGGGGACGCCCGAATGGTTCTGGCTGATTGTCCCGGTCGGAGCCGTGACGACCATGCTGGGTGCCGTGCTGGCGGTCCGCGCCGTCGACCTGAAGCAGATTCTGGCGTATGCCACGATCAGCGTGCTGGGCGCCCTGACGATGCTGCTGGGAACCGGCTCGGAAGATGCGATTGTCGCCGCACTGGCCTTGCTCGTCGCCCACGCCCTGTACAAGGGCGCGCTCTTCATGGTGGCGGGGGCCATCGATCATTCCATTCATCAGCGTGCCATCAACCGCCTGGGGGGACTGCGCAGGCGAATGCCTGCCACCATGGTCGCTGCCGGGATGGCGGGACTGTCGATGGTGGGCCTGGTTCCTCTGTTCGGCTTCGTTGCGAAGGAGCTCTATTACGAGTCACTGGGACATGGAAGCGTTCTCCCTGGCCATGCGTCGGTTCTCGGCTCCTGGCTGGCGACGTGGGGAATGGTCGTGTTGCTGGCGGTGGCCGTCGGGTCCAATATCCTTCTGGTCGCTGCCGCGGGACTTGTGTGCGTCACGCCATTCGCCGGCCCCGTCACGCCAGAGACAGACAAGGCTCGCGATGGCAGCATTGCCCTGTGGGCGCCCGCGGTGATCCTCGGGTTCGCGAGCCTGCTGCTGGGGCTTCAACCAGTGCTGCTGGACCAGCTGCTGGCAGCCGGCAGCGGAGCGATTACCGGACAGCCCATCGAGCTGCATCTGGCAGTATGGCACGGGATCAACACGACTCTGATCCTGTCGGTGTTCACGCTGGCGGCAGGAATCGTCCTCTACGTGAATCGGCATCGACTCGAGGGTGTCCTGTTCGCCCCCGAGGCGGAGCGGTCTCTCGCCGCACTGCAGTGGCTGGCGAAGCTGGCACCGTCCCGCTGCTACGAGTGGTTGCTGGCGTCCACGATCGTCTTCGCGCGACAGCTGACCCGCGGTCTGCAGAACGGATATCTGAGCATGTACCTGCTCGCGATGATCGCCGCGACAGTGTTCGGTGTGTGGCTGTCGTTGCCGCAACAGGTGTTCCCCAGCCTCGAGCTGCTGGACCTGAAGGTGCGTCCGCACGAGGCCCTGCTTGCACTGCTGATCCTGATTGCAGCCGTCACTGCCGTCTGTGCCCGGACATGGTTGCTGGCGGTCGGTTCGCTGGGAGTGGTCGGTTTTGGCGTCGCGGGGCTCTTTGTCCTGTTCGGTGCTCCCGACCTGGCGATGACACAGTTCGTGATCGAAACTTTGACCGTCATTCTCTTCGTTCTTGCATTCTCGCGGTTGCCGGATTTCCGCCGTCTCTCGAACACGGGAACGCGGGCACGTGACGCCTTCATCGCGACGGTCAGCGGCGGGACGATCACGGTGCTGCTGCTGTTTGCGATCACGGTCCGATCGGATCACCCGATCTCCACCTGGTATGCCGAACACAGTGTGAAAGAAGCACACGGGCGGAATCTGGTGAACGTGATCCTGGTCGATTTCCGGGCGCTCGATACGCTCGGCGAGATTACGGTGCTGTCGATCGCAGCGATCGGCGTGTACTCACTTGTCACGCTGCGGGCCTCCGGCCCGGCATCACGAACGAATGCTGGCGTCCATACGGACGACGACAGCGAAGATCTCGGGATGAGCTGA
- a CDS encoding Na+/H+ antiporter subunit C, translating into MDILLAITVGGLYATGLYMMLRRSVVKLLIGLGLLSHAANLLLFTAGGVVRGRPPIVPRGATRPPELVADPLPQALILTAIVISFAVLAFALVLIYRTCQTVGTDDLHDLKATDT; encoded by the coding sequence GTGGACATCCTCCTTGCCATCACTGTGGGCGGCCTGTACGCAACCGGGCTGTACATGATGCTGCGTCGCAGCGTCGTCAAACTTCTGATCGGGCTCGGACTGCTCAGCCACGCGGCCAACCTCCTGCTGTTTACGGCAGGAGGTGTCGTGCGCGGGCGACCTCCGATTGTTCCGCGGGGAGCGACACGCCCTCCGGAGCTGGTAGCCGATCCATTGCCTCAGGCTTTGATCCTGACGGCCATTGTCATCAGCTTTGCCGTACTGGCATTCGCCCTTGTCCTGATCTATCGCACGTGTCAGACGGTCGGAACGGATGACCTGCACGACCTGAAGGCCACCGATACATGA
- a CDS encoding PAS domain-containing sensor histidine kinase, which translates to MAPPNDQNGLDDVHTDHCVFRAIADCTYDWESWHRSDGQLLWVNAAVERITGYSPEECLAMIDYPLPLVAEDDRDRIAEILCDAIGGGSGNDVDFQIVHRDGSRRWGAVSWQPMYDRSQQHCGFRASVRDVTERHQLREVIRLHNQHLEQLVQERTAKIAQLEEQRLKMEKLAALGQMAAGVAHEINNPLAGIRNAFVLVRSSLPPNDESQELLELIDSEIERISSITHQMYQLYRPNRQAASRFDLRPLISDVAVLVQPLATKSEVRIEVETREVVGEELLGPTEVVLREGELKQILLNVVRNAIQASPPGGVVTIRIASTRKAAIVSVVDEGPGVSQEVAARAFEPFFSTKTDTREGMGLGLSVSRSLAEAMGGTIAIRNNNGKGACVTVSVPRRIVDDERRASEKANSDR; encoded by the coding sequence ATGGCTCCCCCGAACGACCAGAACGGACTCGACGACGTCCACACCGACCATTGCGTCTTCCGGGCGATTGCAGATTGCACGTACGACTGGGAGAGCTGGCATCGGTCGGATGGACAACTGCTGTGGGTGAACGCAGCCGTCGAGCGGATCACGGGCTACTCGCCAGAGGAGTGCCTGGCGATGATCGACTATCCGTTGCCCCTCGTCGCTGAAGACGATCGCGACAGAATCGCAGAAATCCTCTGCGACGCGATTGGGGGGGGAAGTGGCAACGATGTCGATTTTCAGATTGTGCATCGGGATGGCTCCCGCCGGTGGGGCGCCGTCTCCTGGCAGCCGATGTACGACCGCTCGCAGCAGCACTGTGGTTTTCGAGCCAGCGTGAGGGACGTGACGGAACGTCACCAGTTGCGAGAGGTGATCCGGCTTCACAACCAGCACCTGGAGCAACTGGTCCAGGAACGAACGGCGAAGATTGCGCAACTCGAAGAGCAACGCCTGAAAATGGAGAAACTCGCCGCGTTGGGCCAGATGGCCGCGGGCGTTGCTCACGAGATCAACAATCCGCTCGCTGGCATCCGGAATGCCTTCGTCCTTGTCAGAAGCAGCCTGCCTCCCAATGATGAGAGTCAGGAGCTGCTTGAACTGATTGACAGTGAGATCGAACGCATCAGTTCGATCACGCACCAGATGTATCAGCTCTACCGCCCGAACCGGCAGGCCGCTTCGCGTTTCGACCTGCGGCCGCTGATTTCGGACGTCGCGGTTCTCGTGCAGCCGCTGGCGACGAAGAGCGAAGTGCGAATCGAGGTGGAGACCCGGGAGGTTGTCGGCGAGGAGCTGCTTGGGCCGACCGAAGTCGTCCTGCGGGAAGGTGAACTGAAACAAATCCTGCTGAATGTCGTTCGCAATGCGATTCAGGCCAGCCCCCCCGGCGGCGTCGTTACGATCCGGATCGCGTCCACGCGAAAAGCTGCGATTGTTTCGGTCGTCGACGAGGGCCCCGGAGTGTCTCAGGAGGTTGCAGCCCGTGCCTTTGAGCCCTTCTTCAGTACCAAGACGGACACCCGCGAGGGCATGGGACTGGGGCTGTCGGTCTCCCGCAGTCTGGCCGAGGCGATGGGCGGGACCATCGCCATCCGCAACAACAACGGGAAGGGTGCATGCGTGACAGTTTCGGTGCCGCGCAGGATCGTCGACGATGAACGAAGAGCAAGCGAAAAAGCGAATTCTGATCGCTGA
- a CDS encoding Na+/H+ antiporter subunit E → MNRLLFNIVLALVWSLADGQISLANLAVGFLLGYVVLWVAQPVMPPSRYFQRLPTAIRFGGFFLWQLLLSNLRVAYDVITPRLYMRPGVVAVPLDAQSDLEITLLANLITLTPGTLSLDVSEDRRILYVHAMFVDDVEQFRDSIKNGFERRVLELLR, encoded by the coding sequence ATGAACCGTCTCCTGTTCAACATCGTCCTGGCGCTGGTCTGGTCACTGGCTGACGGTCAGATTTCTCTCGCCAACCTGGCGGTCGGGTTCCTTCTGGGGTACGTCGTCCTGTGGGTTGCTCAGCCGGTGATGCCTCCATCGCGCTACTTCCAGCGTCTGCCGACTGCGATCCGCTTCGGCGGCTTCTTCCTGTGGCAGTTGCTGCTGTCGAATCTGCGGGTAGCGTATGACGTGATCACGCCGCGCCTGTACATGCGGCCGGGCGTGGTTGCGGTGCCCCTGGATGCACAGAGCGACCTGGAGATCACGCTGCTGGCCAACCTCATTACGCTGACTCCGGGAACGCTCAGTCTGGATGTCTCGGAGGACCGCCGCATTCTCTACGTCCACGCGATGTTCGTCGACGATGTCGAGCAGTTCCGTGACAGCATCAAGAACGGCTTCGAACGTCGTGTACTGGAGCTCCTGCGATGA
- a CDS encoding sigma-54-dependent transcriptional regulator yields the protein MNEEQAKKRILIADNEPLFLRTTGQLLRKAGYECVCVPDGTAALAKLRSEPFDLILSDLNMPGNLKLELLQQGREHWPHIPLIVVTGVPSLPTAIESVRLGIADYLLKPVKYEDLLASLRGVLASPARSQPGPVSAPTDTDALAAKFPSIIARSGPMMEILEIVDRVARTDTNVLITGESGTGKEVVARAIHQHSSRSEKAFQVIDCTAIPESLFESVLFGHVKGAFTGASADRDGLLLRSDGGTAFFDELAELPLASQAKLLRAVQERVFTPVGRTEPVRIDTRYICATNRNLQEEVNAGRFRQDLYYRLGVIHMELPPLRDRGDDVMLLAEAFLKDLQREQIRVHRFSEKVIEQFRRYRWPGNIRELRNVIERAVALSRSQTVELADLPGPVRDAASTPSSPVSALAEISREEALDNADQQYLSTLLKKHSGNVSQAARQAGLSRQGMHNLLVRHGLNANDFRT from the coding sequence ATGAACGAAGAGCAAGCGAAAAAGCGAATTCTGATCGCTGATAACGAACCGCTTTTCCTGCGAACGACGGGCCAGTTGCTGCGCAAGGCAGGATATGAGTGCGTGTGCGTCCCGGATGGGACTGCTGCCCTGGCAAAACTTCGCAGCGAGCCATTCGATCTGATCCTGTCCGACCTGAACATGCCGGGCAACCTGAAGCTCGAACTGCTGCAGCAGGGGCGCGAGCACTGGCCACACATTCCCCTGATCGTGGTCACCGGCGTGCCGTCGCTGCCAACGGCAATCGAAAGTGTTCGGCTGGGGATCGCCGACTACCTGCTCAAGCCGGTCAAGTACGAAGACCTGCTGGCGAGTCTCCGCGGCGTTCTCGCTTCTCCTGCGCGATCCCAACCCGGTCCCGTCTCCGCTCCCACGGATACCGATGCCCTGGCGGCGAAGTTCCCGTCCATCATCGCCCGCAGCGGCCCCATGATGGAAATCCTGGAGATTGTGGATCGCGTCGCCCGAACCGACACCAACGTCCTGATCACCGGCGAAAGCGGAACCGGCAAGGAAGTCGTCGCGCGGGCCATCCACCAGCACAGCAGCCGCAGCGAGAAGGCGTTCCAGGTCATCGACTGCACGGCGATTCCCGAGTCGCTGTTCGAGTCGGTTCTGTTTGGTCACGTCAAAGGAGCGTTTACCGGCGCCTCCGCAGATCGCGACGGCCTCCTGTTGCGCAGTGATGGCGGGACCGCGTTCTTCGATGAACTGGCCGAACTGCCGCTGGCATCTCAGGCCAAGCTGCTCCGGGCCGTCCAGGAACGGGTTTTCACGCCTGTGGGCAGGACGGAACCGGTCCGAATCGATACCCGATACATCTGCGCGACCAATCGCAACCTGCAGGAAGAGGTCAACGCCGGTCGGTTTCGGCAGGACCTGTACTACCGTCTCGGCGTGATCCACATGGAGTTGCCGCCTCTTCGCGATCGCGGCGACGATGTGATGCTGCTTGCCGAAGCGTTTCTGAAGGACCTGCAACGCGAACAGATCCGCGTGCACCGCTTCTCCGAGAAGGTCATCGAACAGTTCCGCCGGTACAGGTGGCCGGGCAACATCCGAGAGTTGCGGAACGTCATCGAACGAGCGGTGGCACTCTCCCGCTCGCAGACCGTTGAGCTGGCTGATCTGCCCGGGCCAGTTCGAGACGCGGCTTCCACCCCGTCCAGTCCGGTCTCGGCACTGGCGGAGATTTCCCGGGAAGAAGCGCTGGACAATGCCGATCAGCAGTATCTGTCGACGCTACTGAAGAAGCACTCCGGCAACGTCTCTCAGGCAGCACGGCAGGCGGGCCTGTCCCGTCAGGGCATGCACAACCTGCTGGTTCGGCATGGACTGAATGCCAACGATTTCCGAACCTGA
- a CDS encoding Na+/H+ antiporter subunit D, with protein sequence MNVLLVLPIAIPLATMAVLVLSWQSLRTQKVLGVGGAFALLAAAVALLVAVHRHDIVVLHVGGWPAPFGITLVADLLSGIMVLLASLVAASVSVYASVTVDEARIRFGFFRLFHLLMMGVCGAFLTGDVFNLYVWFEVMLIASFVLLSLGGEQGQLEGAIKYVTLNLMSSAVFLAAIGILYAATGTLNMADLSLKLRNFPDGNIVSALSMLFLIAFGTKAAAFPLFFWLPASYHTPPVAVSAVFAGLLTKVGVYALIRAFTLLFVSDTEFTHTLLHVVAGLTMITGVLGAMAQNEIRRILSFHIVSQIGYMMMGLALLTPLALAGSVFYITHHIVVKTNLFLIAGIVEQRFGSGRLDRIGGLSRSAPVLALLFFLSAMSLAGIPPLSGFFAKLILVRAGLEAGQFGIVVAALVVSLLTLFSMTKIWAEAFWKDPPTDADEQRPAAAAHPHRQLRLSYAPIIWLLATTVTIGVLAGPLARLSLAAAEQLLDQNAYVNAVLESHEVPQ encoded by the coding sequence ATGAACGTATTGCTCGTCCTTCCGATTGCGATTCCGCTGGCCACCATGGCCGTACTGGTGTTGAGCTGGCAATCGCTGCGGACACAGAAGGTGCTGGGAGTTGGCGGAGCGTTCGCGCTGCTGGCCGCAGCCGTCGCACTGCTGGTCGCGGTCCACCGGCACGATATCGTCGTGCTTCACGTCGGAGGCTGGCCTGCACCGTTCGGCATCACTCTGGTCGCAGACCTGCTGAGCGGCATCATGGTCCTGCTGGCCAGCCTGGTGGCTGCTTCGGTGTCGGTTTACGCATCGGTGACCGTCGACGAAGCACGCATCCGCTTCGGCTTCTTCCGGCTGTTTCATCTGCTGATGATGGGCGTCTGCGGCGCGTTTCTGACCGGCGACGTTTTCAACCTGTACGTCTGGTTCGAAGTGATGCTGATCGCTTCCTTCGTGCTGCTGTCGCTGGGAGGTGAGCAGGGACAGCTGGAAGGCGCGATCAAGTACGTAACGTTGAACCTGATGTCTTCTGCGGTCTTCCTGGCGGCCATCGGGATCCTGTACGCGGCGACCGGCACACTGAACATGGCCGATCTCTCTCTGAAACTGCGCAACTTCCCGGATGGAAACATCGTGAGTGCCCTCTCGATGCTGTTTCTGATCGCGTTCGGAACAAAGGCGGCCGCATTCCCGCTGTTCTTCTGGCTCCCGGCGTCCTATCACACGCCGCCGGTGGCTGTCTCCGCCGTCTTCGCCGGTCTGCTCACGAAAGTCGGCGTGTACGCGCTCATTCGGGCGTTCACGCTGCTCTTCGTCTCGGACACGGAGTTCACACACACGCTCCTGCACGTTGTTGCCGGGCTGACGATGATTACCGGCGTTCTGGGAGCGATGGCCCAGAACGAGATTCGCCGCATTCTGTCGTTCCACATTGTCAGCCAGATCGGCTACATGATGATGGGGCTGGCCCTGTTGACTCCGCTGGCACTGGCCGGCTCCGTGTTCTACATCACGCATCACATCGTGGTGAAAACGAATCTGTTCCTGATCGCCGGCATCGTCGAGCAGCGTTTCGGCAGCGGTCGCCTGGACAGGATCGGCGGTCTGTCCCGCAGCGCTCCGGTGCTGGCACTGCTGTTCTTTCTCTCAGCAATGTCGCTGGCCGGTATTCCTCCATTGTCGGGCTTTTTCGCGAAACTGATCCTGGTTCGCGCCGGTCTCGAGGCGGGCCAGTTTGGAATCGTCGTTGCAGCTCTCGTGGTGAGCCTGCTGACTCTGTTCTCGATGACCAAGATCTGGGCCGAGGCATTCTGGAAAGATCCGCCGACCGATGCCGACGAGCAGCGACCGGCTGCCGCCGCCCATCCGCATCGGCAACTTCGGCTGTCCTACGCCCCCATCATCTGGCTGCTGGCGACCACAGTCACGATTGGAGTTCTTGCCGGACCTCTCGCGCGGCTCTCTCTGGCTGCCGCCGAACAGCTGCTCGACCAGAATGCCTACGTCAACGCCGTACTTGAGTCCCACGAGGTTCCTCAATGA
- a CDS encoding Na+/H+ antiporter subunit B, whose translation MDTVILRTATRALLPLLLLFSVFLFLRGHNEPGGGFVGGLMATGAITLYAMANGVAAARRVLRVSPRTLIGAGLLLGLGSGLLPILFGRDFLTGLWTTATVPGLGELHLGTPLLFDVSVYSVVTGVTLAFVLTLLEE comes from the coding sequence ATGGATACTGTCATACTGAGGACAGCGACCCGTGCGCTGTTGCCGTTGCTGCTGCTGTTCTCTGTGTTCCTGTTCCTCCGGGGACACAACGAACCGGGCGGGGGGTTCGTCGGTGGGCTGATGGCGACAGGCGCCATCACGCTTTATGCCATGGCCAATGGCGTCGCCGCCGCACGTCGGGTCCTGCGCGTTTCACCGCGAACGCTGATCGGTGCCGGCCTTCTGCTGGGACTGGGAAGCGGCCTGCTCCCGATCCTGTTTGGTCGCGACTTCCTGACGGGCCTGTGGACGACCGCCACTGTGCCCGGCCTTGGGGAGCTTCACCTTGGCACACCGCTCCTGTTCGACGTGAGTGTTTACAGTGTGGTCACCGGCGTCACCCTGGCGTTCGTGCTGACACTGCTGGAAGAGTAA